GGAGGTACTGGCCTCCACCGGGGCGCTGCAGACCGCGGTGCTGGAGGCGATCACCGACCGGCTCGACGAGCTGACCGTGCTGTCCGGTGAACCCGCCGCGGCAGACCGGCGGATCTTCAGCACCCTGCGGGAGCTGGAGGGCCATCTGGAAGGCCTGGTGGAGAACACCAAGGCCTTCAACGGCCAGCTGCAGAGGCTCCTTCGCGCCGAAGGAGTGGATCTGGACGTGTTCCGTGAGGTGAAGGCCGCCACCGTCGCGTATCTCCAGGAGTTCCTGGTCAATCTCGACCGGCGTGGTGAGACGGTGGCCGCCGCCGTGGCCCGTGTGGAGGAGCGGGGCATCGCGGTGTTGCGTGAGCGGGCCCTGCGCGGTGCCGAGCTGCCTCCGGCACCGGGAGAAGATCCGGCGGCCGGCTGGCTGGAGAGCCGGCGGGCGCGCTGGGCGGGCCTGCGGGCCTGGTTCCTGCCGGACGACGGGGCGCGCCCCCGGATCGAGCAGCTGCACGACATCGCCCGGCGTGCCATCGTCTCCCTTCTCCAAGTCCTGGAGCGGATCAACGAGTCCCGGCGCCGCTCCTCCAGTGCCGTACAGGACTTCCGGGAGCTGTCACGCTGGTTCGCGGCAGCTCCGGAGGAGGACGATCTGCACCGGCTGTGGTCGGCCGCCTTCGGCCTCGGCCCCGCGCGCCACGCCCATCTCGCCCACCCGGACCCGGAGCTGATCCCCTCGTCCCATTCCTGGTCCGAGGCACCGCCGGTGGAGGTGTCGGCGCTGCTGCGGACCAGCGGACGGACCGAACGCTTCACCCGTACGGCCAAGGTGCGGGACGTCACGGCGGTCAGGGCGGAACGCGCCGAGCGGGCCAGGGCGGAACGGGCGGAGCTGGCGCGCGCCTGGCAGGCGCTGGAGACGGACGGCCCCGTACGGCTCTCCTCCTTCAGCGCCCTCGACCCCGCGGCCTTCGACCGTCTCCTCGACCTGCTGGGCCGGGCGCTGGCCGCCCGGCCGGACGCGGACGGCCGGCGACGGGCCACGACCGGGGACGGCCGGGTGGAGGTGGCGCTGTCGCCGCCTCCCGACGGGCGCACCGCAGTACTGCGTACCGCGCAGGGGACGATGGCAGGTCCGGACTACGTCATCCACGTCACGGCCGCGGGCGGGGCGAAAGCCTGCCCGGCAGCCCGTGCGGCCACGGGACAGGAGGCCGCAGGATGAGCACCCTCGCCAACCAACTGGCCTCCGCCGAAAGAGAAGAGGTCGCCCGCGCCATCCGCCTCCTTCTGGCCCGCCCGCTGCTCACCGAGGCAGCCGACCCGACCGGATTCGACCTGGTGCGCCGCCGCCGTGACCCGCTGGCCCGGTGGTTCGACTACACCTGCGGCTGGAATCTGATCGTGGAACCCCGCCGGGGCTACGCCCGTCTCGCCAAGGTCCGCGCCGACCCCGACGGCTCCCGTCCCGCCCGCCGGGCACGATCCGGCCGGGCCCCGTTCGATCGCCGCCGGTACGTCTTGCTGTGTGTGACCGCCGCCGAGCTGCTGTCGATGCCGATGACGACCATCGGCATGCTCGCCGACCGCGTCGTCCAGGCCACGGCGGCCGACCGCGCGCTGGCGGGGTTCGACCCGGTCCACCGGCCGGAGCGCATGGCGTTCGTCGACGTCCTGAAGTTGCTGGAGTCGTACGACGTGCTGCGTGCCGTGGACGGCACGACCGAGACGTACGTCGACTCCGCGGAGGCGAAGGTCCTCTACCGCGTGGACAACACGCTGCTGATGCGGCTGCCCGCCGCTCCGGTCGGTGCCTCCCGGCTCGCCGTGCCCTCGGAGGAGGTGCCCGCGCGGTTCGAGGACCTCCTCGCCGGCCTGGTCAGGGAGCGCCGCTACGGCGGCGCTCCCGCCGACGGGACGGCCGACGACGCGCATGCCGAGACCGCCGCGACCACGGACGCCCAGCGCAATCTGCGGCTGCGCCACTCGGTGCTGCGCCGCGTCTTCGATGACCCCGTGCTCTACCGGGCCGACCTCGCCGACGACGAACTTGCGTACGCCACCTCCCTGACCGGGCGCCAGATTCTGCGCCGCTCGGTCGAACAGGCCGGTTTCCTCTTGGAGGAACGGGCGGAGGGCTTCCTGCTTGTCGACCCGGACGCCATCGCCAGCGACGTCCGCTTCCCTGACGACACCTCCACCGCCCGAGTCGCCGCGCTGCTCCTCCTTGCACCACTCTGCGCCACGCCCGCGGGCCTGCTGCCCGAGCAGCTGGCCGAGGCCGGAGCGGAGCTGCTGCGCCGCTTCCCGGGCTGGGCCAAGGCGTACCAGTCGGAGGAAGGCCCGGCCCGCCTTGCCGACGACGCCGTACGAATCCTGCTCGACGTCGGCCTGGCAGGCAGGGCCCGAGACCGCGTCGTCGCGCGACCGGCCGCGTACCGCTACCGCCTGACGGAGACCACCGGCCCGGCCCCGAAGAACCATCCGGCAGGCACGACCGCCGTCGGCGACGGAGAAGGAGACATGCAGTGAGCGTGACGGAGCTTCCCCTCCAGCGACGGCCCGAGGAGACCATCGAGCCGTCACCCGTTCACGAGACGGACGCCGCCCGCGGACGCTGGCAGCCCCACCGCGCGGGCATCCTCAATGTCTGGCGCTACTACGACGAGACCTTCACCTTCCACCAGGGGCGCCTGCTGCTGCGCGGTCAGAACGGCACCGGCAAGTCCAAGGCCCTGGAACTGCTCCTTCCCTTCCTCTTCGACGCCAGCCTCCGCCCCAACCGCCTCTCCACGTTCGGCGGTTCGGAGCGCACGATGCACTGGAACCTGCTCGGCCAGGGAGCGTCAGGCAAGACCCGCGTGGGGTACGTGTGGATGGAGTTCCGCCGCGTCGGAGACGACGGCACCGAGTACTGGTTCGGCTGCGGAGCCCGCCTGCACGCGAGCGTGCACACCACCACGGCGCACGCCGACTACTTCACCACCACCGCCCGGATCGCCCACCCCTACGGCGTCCAGCTTGTTAACGACACCGGTCAGCCCCTGACCAAGGCGGCCCTCGCCGAAGCCCTGCGCGACCGCGGCGAGGTGCACCCGTCGGCGACCGACTACCGCACCACTGTGCGGCGCGAACTCTTCGCCGGCATGGGGGAGCAGCGGTACGAGTCCCTTCTCTCCGCCCTGCTCCAGCTCCGGCAGCCCAAGCTGTCCGAACGGCTCGACCCCTCCCTGCTGTCCACCCTGCTGTCCCGCGCCCTGCCCCCGCTCGGCGAAGGAGAGATCACCGAGCTCGCCGAGGGCTTCGAGCGCCTGGACCGGCAGCGGGAGCACCTCGACCGGCTCGACACCGAGGTGACGGCGGCCGAGAACGTCGCCTCCAGGCAGCGCGACTACGCCCGCCGGGTCCTTCGGGCCGGCGCGGCCGCGCTGATCTCCGCGACCACCGAGATGGATGACCTCACCCGGGACGCCCGCGTCAGCGCCGAGGAGTACGAGAAGGCGCGCGAGGAGCGCGCCTCGACCCTGGCCCTGCGCGAGGAACTGGAACGGCGAGCACACACCCTGGACGAGAGGGTCGAAGGGCTCCGGGAGAGCGACGCCTACCAGAAGGGGGAGGAGCTCGACCGGCTCCGCCGCGAAACCGAGGAACAGGTCGCGGCCGCTGGGGAGCTGCGGACCGTCGCCCGGTCCGCCGAGGCCGACGCGGAGGAGGACCGGAAGCACGCCGACGAGGTCGCGGGACACGCCCGCACACGCGACGAGCACGCCCGGGAGACCGCCGACGAGGCACACCGATCGGCCCGGGCCGCAGGCATGGAGTCCATTCACCACGAGGTGAAGACGATCCTCGACGCGGAACGGGAGGCGAAGCCCCTCGACGACGGGACGGCGAACGCCCCGACCAGGAAGGGGAGCGAGCGGTCCGACGCTCCCGGCGCCGCCCGCCGACTACTCCGGGGCGCGGTCACCGCCCGCCGGGAGCAGGTCGCCGACGTCACCGACGCGATCGACGCGCACGACCGGGCGGTACGCGACCGGGGCACCGCCGAGGGCCTGCTAGACGAGGCCCGTACCCGGCTCGCGGACGCGATCACCCACCGCGACGCGACTGCCGGCGCCTGGGACGAAAGCCTCGCCGCCCAGGCGGAACTGCTGCTCGCCTGGGCCCGGGACTGCACGGAGCTGCGCATCCCCGACCTAGATGAACTGGCCGCCAGGGCGGCGGTTGAGGCAGGCGTGCGCGAGCTGGTCGAAACGGTCGCCCGACCGCTGGATCAGGAGATCACCACGGAGCGGGCCGGAGCCCGCACCGCACAACAGGGCTTGGAGCAGGAACGGGACCTGCTCGACGCACGCAGGCGCAAGCTCAGCGGCGAGACCGATCTCCCACCCGCCGCTCCGCCGACCCGCACCACCGTCCGTACGGCCGCGGCGGGTGCGCCGCTGTGGCGGCTGGTCGCCTTCCACGAGGACGTCCCGCTTCCCGTACAGGCCGCGGTGGAAGCGGCACTGCAGGCGTCGGGCCTCCTGGACGCCTGGGTCAGCGCATCCGAAGGGCTCACCCTCCCCGGGCACGACACACGCGCCGAGGCCGGCCTCGCCACGACCGCCCCCGGCCCCAGCCTGCTGGACGTGCTGAGGCCCGAGGAGGACATCCCCGTACCGGCCGACACGGTGACCCGCATCCTCGCTGGCATCGCGTACGGAACCACCCTGACCGGCGGGCACCCCGCGGCCGTCTCCTCCGACGGCTCCTGGCGCCTCGCGCCGGCCACCGGCACCTGGAACAAGCCGGAGCCCGCCCACATCGGCGCTCTCGCCCGGCAACGGGCCAAGCAGCGTGAGATCGCCGAACTGACCGAGCTGATCGCAGAGAAGGACGTCTCCCTGACCACCCTCGTCGACCGGCTGCGGGAACTCGACGCCCGTGCCGCCCGGCTTGCAGACGACCGCACCGCCCGGCCCGACCACCGCGAACTCGACGCCCGCCGACGGGACTGGGACCGGGCCGAGGAGAAGGTGGCCGCCCGGGACGACGCCGTGCGCGACGCGACCGAGCATCTGGCCGCCCGCGAGGGTGACGTGGCCGGCGCGCTGCGGACGCTGAGCCGCCGTGCCGCCGGCCACGGACTGCCCACCGACCGCGACCGGCTGCGGGAGCTCGCCCGCAGCGTCGAGCGGTTCCGCGACCTCGCCGACACCTGGACGGATGCCCGTATCGACGCGACCGCAGCCGCCGAAAGGGCCAGAGAGACGGCCGCACAGGCGGACCGGTCACACCGTCTCGCCGAGAAGCAGGCCGCCGACGCGGCCGCCGCTGAGGCGAAGGCGGCCGGCATGACGGCACGCCTGAAGGCGGTGGAGGAGACGGTCGGCGCGGACTACCGGCAGATCGTCGCGCGCGTCGCGGAGACCCGCGCCGAACGCGACCGCTGCCGCAAGGAGGCCCGCCGGTCGGCCGAGCTCCTCATGGGCCTGGAAGGCCGCATCGGAGAGCTGAGGGCCACCAGCGGCCAGGATGCCGAACGGCGGGAGAAGGCCGTCGAGGCCCGCGACTGCGCGGCGCAGCGGTTCCGGCACCTGTGCCTGGTCGGTCTGGCCGAGGACGCGGGCGTCACATCCGAACCCGACGTAGGCGACGGCACCAAGGTCACGCTTGAGGCCGCCCGCGCCATGGCGGCGCGGTGGCCCCGGATCCCGCATGCCCCGCGCCACCTCGGCGACGCAGCCACTCGCCTTTCCGAGGTCGTCCACGAGGCCCGTCGGCACTTGGGCGTCCGTGCCGACCTGGAGCTGGAGCCCGACGACAACGTCCAGCTCTTTACCGCCACCCTGGAGGGCGTTCGCGTCGGGGCGGCCGGCCTGCTCACCACACTCACCCAGGAGCGCGACCGCAGCCGCGACGACATCAGCACCGCCGAACGGCGCCTCTTCGACCAGATCCTCACCGGTGACATCCGCCGCCACCTCGCCGCCCGCATCCGCCGTGCCGGCGAACTCGTCGCGCACATGAATGGCCACCTGGAGCGGGTCCGTACCGCCTCCAACGTGGCCGTCCAGCTCGTCTGGGACGTCCGTCCGGACCTGCCTGACAGCACCCGGACCGCCCGCCAGCTGCTCCTGAAGGACCCCGGCCGGGTCACCGAGTCCGACCGGGAGGCCCTGCACGCCTTCTTCCGCGCCCGCATTGAGGAGGCCAAGGGCAGTGACACGGCCGCGAGCTGGGAGGAGCACCTCGGAGAGGTGCTCGACTACACCGCCTGGCACACCTTCACCGTCCGCCTCGACCGGGCGGACGGCAACGGCTGGCAGCCCTTGACCAAGCGGCTGCACGGCGCGCTCTCCGGCGGGGAGAAGGCCATCGCACTGCACCTGCCCCTGTTCGCCGCCGTCGCCGCCCACTACGAGGACCTGCCCCTGGCCCCCCGCCCGATCCTCCTCGACGAGGTCTTCGTCGGCGTCGACACCGTCAACCGCGGACAGGTCTTCGCCCTGCTGTCCGCACTCGACCTGGACCTCATGATCACCTCCGACCACGAGTGGGGGAACTACCGGGAGCTGCCCGGCATCGCCGTCCACCAACTCCTGACGGACGAAGACGACGCCGTCACCAGCGCGCGCTTCGTCTGGAACGGCACCGGAATGGAGGAAGGATGACCTTGCGAGACCACCCTGTGGCTGGCGGGACTACCTCTCGGGAGCACCTCGCGTCGGGCGACGCAACTCTCCACCGCCCCGAACTCAACCCCGTCTGGCAGACGGTCCACGACCGTCTCTCCTCCGGCCGCCCCGTCACACGCGTACGCCTCGGACTGCTGGACGAGACCCAGCGCGAAGCCCTCGCAGACCTCCTCGGCCTGGACCGCCTGCCGGATTCCCGACCCTCCGTCGCCCTGGCCCGCCTGGAGGAGGCCGTCACCGAACTCTCCGGCCGCACCGTACGAGAAGTCGTCGCCGAACTCATCGGCCCACTTGGCGACAGAGCCGGTGAACGCCGCCGCCAGGAGGACGAACGCGCCGGTCTGTGGACCTGGCTGGCTGGTCACCACACGGTACGGGCTCAGCCGGTGCTCGCCGACTGGGCTGCGTCCTGTCGAGCCGCAGGCCTGGTCGGCGGCTCGGCGGAACGCACCCGTACGCTGCTCACCGACGCGCTCAAGGTACTCGCCGAACTACCTGGCCAGGCCGAACCCCTGCCCGTCTTCGCCGCCCGAGTCCTGAACGGCCACGCGCACGCTCTCGACGACGGGACACCTCTCTCCACCCTCGTCCTGCGTGCCCTGGCGACTCTGTACGACATTGCTCCACCGCAGTCCGCAGCGGAACGGCGCGCCCTGTGGTCCCGCGCCGGCGTCGCAGACGACGAGCTGTCCGCCACTGTCGTCGCCGGCGGACTGCGCCCTGTCGGCGACGGCCTTCTCGCCCGTGTGGCCCGTCTGTGCACCGAGGCTGGTCAGGCAGCCAGTCTGACGCTCGCCCAGGTCAGGAACCCGGGCCAGCTCACGCTGCCCGCCGCCCCTGCCTCATCCGTCGTCCACGTCGTGGAGAACCCCAGCATCTTGGCCCTCGCCCTCCGTCGCTTCGGCCCCCACTGCCCGCCGCTTGTCTGCACGTCTGGCTGGCCCAACAGTGCGGCTGTCCAGCTCCTGCGCCTACTCGCGGACCAAGGCGCCGTTCTCCGTTACCACGGTGACTTCGATGGCGAGGGCATCCGCATTGCCGCATACGTCCTGGAGAAGACAAGGGCGCACCCCTGGCGTATGACGGCGGCAGACTACCGATCCGCGGTTGTCTCCAATGAGTACGGTCCTCAACCTGGGCGCATCACCGGAGCGCCGTGGGATCCCGAGTTGGCCGAAGCCATGGCGGAGCACGACATCGCCGTGGTCGAGGAGCTGGTAGCCGACGGGCTATTGGATGATCTCGCTGCTGCGGCTCGCCAGGAGCACCCCTCTGGCTATTCGTAACGCTTCAAGCGATGGCAGGGCCATAGACCGGTGCTGACCTGTCGCGATGTCGACTTCCGTGTGGCCTCTTTTCGATGACGCATCACGTGAAGCGCGCCACCAAGTAGGTTGGAAGTTGCCTTAACGGAGTTTGGTGGACACCAACAAGGACAACCGGGAGCGCCAGGTGCGTCTGAGCTTCCTTGGCTGATCAGTGTGACGGAACTGTAGCGTCGAATCCCGGCCGCACCGAATGCCCCTTGGACCGAGCGTGATCAGCCCGTGAGCTTGGTGTCCTGGGCGCGGCGGGTCTCATGCATCGCTGGTTGCCCTTGAACGAACGGCAGCGCGCTCCTTGGCCGACTCGCGGACGGTGAGGACTTCTCACCACCACGGGTCGGCGATACTGCCGTCGGGCTCAAGTCCGTACTGGAGCAACCGTTGGTGGCGCGGGTTGTCGGGTCGGCTCAGCATCCAGAGCACTACCGATTCACCCGCGGCGATCGATCTGAACGCGAGGCGGTCGGCTTTGGCATGTTCACCGGCCTCGTCCAATAGCCGGACGAGGCCCGTGAGAGCCTCGGAGTGACCAGCCTCGATGAGTTGCTGGTACAGCGCGCGGAGTCGGTCAGTCTGACCGGTGTCGCGGTACGCCAGGTCCAGTTCGTTCAGGAGCAGAATGCTGCCCGCCTCGGCGATGGCACGCAACGCGTACTGCTCGGCTCCGCCCCAGTCCTCGGCGTCCAGGCGCAAGCTGCCCAGGCTGTACAGCCCAGCTGGGTCCCCGGCGTCGACCGAGGCATGGAAGAGCCGTTCGGCCTCGGAGCGGTCCCCGGCTTCAAGGAGGCGGACAGCTCTGATCCACAAGGCTGTGGCACCGTTGCCCTCTCGCTCGTCGATGATGCGATACAGGTGTTCAGCCTGCCCCGGGCTCTCCTTCTCGAGCGAGGAAGCCAATTCCCCCAGATTCAACGGGGTACTGAGGTCGATCACCTCGTCGTACAGACGATCAGCTCGGGCCGCGTCTCCGGCCGACCGCCATTCGTCGACGAGCTTGAGCATCGCGTTGCCGTCACCCCTGCGAGCCGCTTCCCGCGCGTGTGGTTCGGCCCCCTCCCGGTCTCCGGCACTCAGGCGCAGTCTCGCCGCATAGGACCACAGCCATTGGTGGTCACCGCCGAGGGCGATCAAGGCACGGCACAGCTCCTCCGCTCCCTCGAAGTCTCCCGCCCTGGCGAGGGGATCAGCCAGAGTCATCACGAGAAGGTCGGCTTCGGAGGGATCGGCAGTGGCCGCCGCGATCCGTGCCGCGGCTTGGTAGAGGCGCAGAGCCGTGGAGGTGTCTCCGGCCTTCGTGTGCATATGGGCCAGTTCCAGGTGACCGCGGAACTCCCCGGTATCGGCTGCGGTCTGGAAGAAGTGGGTGGCCCCGTCGGAGTCGCCCGCTCGTGCGTGCAGTTTGCCGAGGTGGACCCAGCCGTGAGGCAGCCCGGCCTGCGCAGCGGCACGGTAGAGCCGTGCCGAGTGGCCCAGAAGGAGCCGGGCTTCGGCAGAGCCGGCGAGTGCGACGAGATCGGGCGGACTGGTCACGGTGTGCACAGCGGCGGTCCAGAAACCGGTCGGAGCCATGTCGTAGCGGAAGGTGTCCCGGGCATACTGCTCCAGGTAGTCGGCGAGCCGGTAGACCGCGCCCGACGGCGATGCCTCCCCGGGGCGGGGCTTGTGAGGCGTGAGGGGGCCGGGGACTCCCTTGCACTCCTTCCCTGCGTACTGGAGTGCTTCCTCGAACCAATTCTCACCCAGTAACTGCCACTGCTGATCGGTGAGATAGCCGGGAGCAGCGGCTCGCAGGAACGCATCGCCGATCAGCAGGCCATGCCCGAGACGCCGTGCGTCCATGGCCGCCCGGATCACCGCTTTGGCGCCGGTCGGCGCGGTCTCGAAACGCCGTACGAGTTCCTGGGCGCCGGCGAGGAACTGGGGGATCTGTCGTCCCCCGTGCTCCATAGCGAGGGCTAGGCGCCGGTCCTCTTGCGCGAGCCGGGCCAGTTGCGCCATGTCGTCGTCGTCGAACTTCTCGGGCACCTCGCGACAGCGACCGTCCAGGACGCTGCGCGCATGCGCATGGGGATCGAGCCCCTCGCGTACCGGCCGCACCGTCAGAGTGGCGTGGATTTCGCGCCACAAGGTCCCGAGTATGAGCACGGGCTTGACTGTCTGGTCAGCCAGTAGGGCCAGAAGCGCACGTGCGGTTTCCTCTCCTCGTGGACCATCCAGAAAGCGCTGGGACTCGTTCATCCACAGCACCGTCCGAGGCTCGATCTCGCCCCGGTGATACACCGCGAGGAATCCCTCTGAGTCGTAGGGCTGCCGCAGTCGCCACTCGGCGAACTGCTTGCGCTTCAAAAGTGCATGCAGGGCTCGGGTCTTGCCCGTCGACGAGTCCCCGACCAGCACCGCCATGCGACTTGAGGTCTGCGCCTTCAAGGCATTGTCGGCGAGCCAGACGTCGTGGCCACGGCTGATGTACGGGGTGAGCGCGCTCAGGGTCGGCTGACCCGGGTCGATGCTGCGGTGGACCTCCAGATGCTCCACCGCGAAGGCGTCGTCCAGTTCCGCGATGGACAGGCCGAGCGGCGCGGGTGCTTCGGCCGTGAGGTTTCTGGAACTCGGGGCTTCGGCAGCCGTGTGCAGACCCAGCAAGTAGTCCTTCTTGTCCTGGAGCTTGAGGGCCTTCATCAGCCTTGTGACCGTCCTCCGGGACGGGGGCTTGGCTACCTTCGAGCTGAGGGCTTGGTTGACGGTTGTTCGTTTGAGGTCGGCAAAGTGCCCGAGTGTCTCTTGTGTCCACCCGGTCCGGGCGAGCGCGTCCCTCAACTCCCTGCGCAATTCCTCGAGGGCATCGGCAGGGCTCGGGGCCGCTCCGTCTCGAGACATCTCACTCCCTCTGAGCCTGGCATGTGTTCACCGAAGTCTATTTCTGTTCACGCGAACCACGCTGAACAGCAGTTCCGCGAGATTCGGCATGACGACATCAACTGCTGTTTCCAAGGAGCTCGTTACTATGTCCGACCGCGCCGCTATGATCCTGCTCGGCCTCGCCCTGTCCGTCTTCGCCGCCGTCCTCGTGGCAGCCGGTGCCGGCTACCTCGCACGCCGCGATCAGTGCTCCTACCCCGCCGCCGTCACCCGCGCGGCGACCGCGTTCGCCGCCACCCTCACGCTTATCGCTGTGACGTCCGCCGCGCTTGTAGCCCTGAACGGGTGAACGGAGGGTCGTGTGCGGCGAACAGCGCGCCTGGTGCGGGGCTCTCGGGTGACGTCCCCGACTCGGGGCACGGGGGCAGCGAAGCGGACCAAGGCGGCCAACCCCGCCAGGAGCGGTGAACCATTCCCGGCCTCCGTCTTCTTCTCCCGCCAGTCGCACCGGGGGCGCCGTCGGCTACCTCAATGACACGCTGCTGCCAGGCGGCCGGCGCCGCGGGGACGTGTTCGGCAGGAATCTGGCGTACATCCTGGCGGCACCGGTGCCCTCCGCATGGTTGCCACAGATCACCGGATCGCCCTGGTGTGCCTTTGACAGCCCGCGCAGGCGGCTGCAGGGTTGTCCTAGCGGAGGTTGGTGGACACGAACGTCGACAATGCCCACCGGCAGGTGCGGCTGTCGTTCCTCGGGTAAGGCTGCGTCTGCCGTCACTGTAGGAGTGATGTCCGGCCGCACCAAGTGAGAGCGGCCCAGCTCTGGGCAGGGCGAGCGGTGCTGCGCGGTGACGCACACCTGGGGAGGATGTCACCGCGCGAAGCTCGGTGACATCCGTGGTGCCGAACGAACCGCACTCTTCAGTTCCGGCCTGGCCCGTAAACAGACCTTCCCGCTACCGGAACCGGATGGCTCCGCCGCTACCCGAGTTTTGAGTCCGATCTCGATCGCCGTCTCGGTGGCGCCTTCCTGGCAGTCCCCTGCAGGGCATCGCAGGGCACCGGCACGTTCGTCTGCCCAGAGTGCAGCACCTGCGGCCAGGCGATTGGCAGCGGTGCAGCTTCCACCGGGTGCGGCATGCGGAGCAGAGTGCTGCGAACAGGCCGCCTTTGCGGGGCTCGAACACGGTCTGGTGCCGAGAGCCGGTCTTGGCGCACACCGGGCACACTTCGAGCAGTTCGGCCTGAAGGGCTGCGCCCTTCAACGTCTCAGAAACGGTCCGCAGTCAGTCGCTGGACTTCGTGCCCCGGTGGCGTTCAGCACTCGGTCCAGCTCGGCAGGAGTGAGCCCGTGTGCCGGGGGCTCCGGAGAGGCAGCCATGCCGGTGGGTCAACGCTTCCAGGGCCGCGAGTCAGCCGACGACATCGTCGGCCGAGAGCTCGCGGAAGTCGAGCGCGCCCACCTCGTCCAGCAGAGCAGTGGTCTCCTCTGCGGCGGCCGCCTTCGCCAGCGTTGCTGGTAGAGGCCGTTTCGCGGTCTTGACCAGGGTGACCAGGTCGGGTCTGTCACCACCGGGCGCCGCTGCGTCAGGATCGTTGCATCTCACCAACTATGGGGAGGGCCTCAGGAAGAGATCATTTCGTCGGTTCGAGATGGCCTGACAACTACTGCTTGATCGATCCGGTTACCCCGGTCCGCCGTGCTGGGCCGAGCGGCTCAGCCGAGCGCTTCTGCCAGAGCGAATCCGGTTTCGCGCGCGGTCAGGTAGGGGCGAACGTCGTGGGCATGCGCGCCGTTGTTGACGGTCTGGTCCTGGATGCGTGTTCCGAATGAAGGTGCGAGCCTTTTGATCAGAGCCACGGCATCTCCGTGATCGGCGATGTTGATCCAACGCTTCACGGGCACTGGCCAACGGGCCGTTCCCCCGTGAGGGGTGGGTCGAAGTCGATCGAAAACGAGGCCGCGTACGGCCAGGGGTGACCCGAGAGTGATCAGCGTGAGGTCCTGCCACTGCGGGTGGGCACACAGCGTCTCGTAGGCGACGACGCTGCCCAGGGAATGGGCG
This genomic interval from Streptomyces sp. NBC_00464 contains the following:
- a CDS encoding TIGR02677 family protein: MRRVPPEMFRFTTGETADLNGAVLEAFGVAGEYLETELGLDGVRERLRAVGWVSDLEDEELHETLKRLVKWELLDVVHNHAQNYRTAEEYERRNLHYSLTRRGEAALAGVHHALEVLASTGALQTAVLEAITDRLDELTVLSGEPAAADRRIFSTLRELEGHLEGLVENTKAFNGQLQRLLRAEGVDLDVFREVKAATVAYLQEFLVNLDRRGETVAAAVARVEERGIAVLRERALRGAELPPAPGEDPAAGWLESRRARWAGLRAWFLPDDGARPRIEQLHDIARRAIVSLLQVLERINESRRRSSSAVQDFRELSRWFAAAPEEDDLHRLWSAAFGLGPARHAHLAHPDPELIPSSHSWSEAPPVEVSALLRTSGRTERFTRTAKVRDVTAVRAERAERARAERAELARAWQALETDGPVRLSSFSALDPAAFDRLLDLLGRALAARPDADGRRRATTGDGRVEVALSPPPDGRTAVLRTAQGTMAGPDYVIHVTAAGGAKACPAARAATGQEAAG
- a CDS encoding TIGR02680 family protein, coding for MSVTELPLQRRPEETIEPSPVHETDAARGRWQPHRAGILNVWRYYDETFTFHQGRLLLRGQNGTGKSKALELLLPFLFDASLRPNRLSTFGGSERTMHWNLLGQGASGKTRVGYVWMEFRRVGDDGTEYWFGCGARLHASVHTTTAHADYFTTTARIAHPYGVQLVNDTGQPLTKAALAEALRDRGEVHPSATDYRTTVRRELFAGMGEQRYESLLSALLQLRQPKLSERLDPSLLSTLLSRALPPLGEGEITELAEGFERLDRQREHLDRLDTEVTAAENVASRQRDYARRVLRAGAAALISATTEMDDLTRDARVSAEEYEKAREERASTLALREELERRAHTLDERVEGLRESDAYQKGEELDRLRRETEEQVAAAGELRTVARSAEADAEEDRKHADEVAGHARTRDEHARETADEAHRSARAAGMESIHHEVKTILDAEREAKPLDDGTANAPTRKGSERSDAPGAARRLLRGAVTARREQVADVTDAIDAHDRAVRDRGTAEGLLDEARTRLADAITHRDATAGAWDESLAAQAELLLAWARDCTELRIPDLDELAARAAVEAGVRELVETVARPLDQEITTERAGARTAQQGLEQERDLLDARRRKLSGETDLPPAAPPTRTTVRTAAAGAPLWRLVAFHEDVPLPVQAAVEAALQASGLLDAWVSASEGLTLPGHDTRAEAGLATTAPGPSLLDVLRPEEDIPVPADTVTRILAGIAYGTTLTGGHPAAVSSDGSWRLAPATGTWNKPEPAHIGALARQRAKQREIAELTELIAEKDVSLTTLVDRLRELDARAARLADDRTARPDHRELDARRRDWDRAEEKVAARDDAVRDATEHLAAREGDVAGALRTLSRRAAGHGLPTDRDRLRELARSVERFRDLADTWTDARIDATAAAERARETAAQADRSHRLAEKQAADAAAAEAKAAGMTARLKAVEETVGADYRQIVARVAETRAERDRCRKEARRSAELLMGLEGRIGELRATSGQDAERREKAVEARDCAAQRFRHLCLVGLAEDAGVTSEPDVGDGTKVTLEAARAMAARWPRIPHAPRHLGDAATRLSEVVHEARRHLGVRADLELEPDDNVQLFTATLEGVRVGAAGLLTTLTQERDRSRDDISTAERRLFDQILTGDIRRHLAARIRRAGELVAHMNGHLERVRTASNVAVQLVWDVRPDLPDSTRTARQLLLKDPGRVTESDREALHAFFRARIEEAKGSDTAASWEEHLGEVLDYTAWHTFTVRLDRADGNGWQPLTKRLHGALSGGEKAIALHLPLFAAVAAHYEDLPLAPRPILLDEVFVGVDTVNRGQVFALLSALDLDLMITSDHEWGNYRELPGIAVHQLLTDEDDAVTSARFVWNGTGMEEG
- a CDS encoding TIGR02678 family protein, whose protein sequence is MSTLANQLASAEREEVARAIRLLLARPLLTEAADPTGFDLVRRRRDPLARWFDYTCGWNLIVEPRRGYARLAKVRADPDGSRPARRARSGRAPFDRRRYVLLCVTAAELLSMPMTTIGMLADRVVQATAADRALAGFDPVHRPERMAFVDVLKLLESYDVLRAVDGTTETYVDSAEAKVLYRVDNTLLMRLPAAPVGASRLAVPSEEVPARFEDLLAGLVRERRYGGAPADGTADDAHAETAATTDAQRNLRLRHSVLRRVFDDPVLYRADLADDELAYATSLTGRQILRRSVEQAGFLLEERAEGFLLVDPDAIASDVRFPDDTSTARVAALLLLAPLCATPAGLLPEQLAEAGAELLRRFPGWAKAYQSEEGPARLADDAVRILLDVGLAGRARDRVVARPAAYRYRLTETTGPAPKNHPAGTTAVGDGEGDMQ
- a CDS encoding TIGR02679 family protein, with amino-acid sequence MTLRDHPVAGGTTSREHLASGDATLHRPELNPVWQTVHDRLSSGRPVTRVRLGLLDETQREALADLLGLDRLPDSRPSVALARLEEAVTELSGRTVREVVAELIGPLGDRAGERRRQEDERAGLWTWLAGHHTVRAQPVLADWAASCRAAGLVGGSAERTRTLLTDALKVLAELPGQAEPLPVFAARVLNGHAHALDDGTPLSTLVLRALATLYDIAPPQSAAERRALWSRAGVADDELSATVVAGGLRPVGDGLLARVARLCTEAGQAASLTLAQVRNPGQLTLPAAPASSVVHVVENPSILALALRRFGPHCPPLVCTSGWPNSAAVQLLRLLADQGAVLRYHGDFDGEGIRIAAYVLEKTRAHPWRMTAADYRSAVVSNEYGPQPGRITGAPWDPELAEAMAEHDIAVVEELVADGLLDDLAAAARQEHPSGYS